Part of the Synergistaceae bacterium genome is shown below.
CCGCCTCACCCACCTGCGCTCCGGCACGGGCAGCTTCCTTGCCTCGGAGAGGATACGGGTGAGAAAGAACGAGTCCATCGCGGTCTTGGCATGGAACAGGGCCTCCCCCCTCGCCTCCTTCTCGACCCGCCGCAGAGGATCGCCCAGCACTTTCTCGAGGGGCCCGCCCCTGACCGATTCCAGCACATCGCGAAGCGATTGCGCCGAGAGCAGCCTCTCCTCGTCGGCCAGGGAGAGGGGCGCGGAGCCGACCCAGCGCCGAAGCGCCTCCCGGCTGCCGAGCCCTGTTACGATCATCCGAAGGACCCGCTTGATGACCTCGACATCGAAGCGCGCGCCCCAGGCGTCCAGCAGGGAAGAGCGCATCCGCCCCAGGTAGCGGCCGAAGGGCGCCTCCTCCATGACGGGCACCAGTGTGATAATCTCCTCCAGCTCCCACCTGCGAAGCTCCTCCGGGTGCGGAGTGCCGTCGAAATATCGGCCGTAGGCCTCCGTACGAGAAAGGAAGGACGCGATCGCCCCGACCGTCTCGCACTCCAGCAGGCGCATATAATCCTCCCGGGAGAGCATCCTTCCCCGAAAGACGCGAGCCTTGGCGGACGCGGAGGCCCTTTCACCCGCGGAGAGAAGCATTACTCCTCCTTGACGCCGCCGTAGCGAGCAGCGACCTCCAGGGTCAGAGACCTCACGATCTCGGGCGCCGACTGGGCGAAACGCTCCTTCATCCCCGCTCGGCCGCGCGCACCCATCTCCGCGATCTGCGCCGCCTCCAGCTCCGCCGACTGGCGTGCCGACTCCACGATCGTCTTGGCCTGGGTCCTGGCCGCGGTCAGCCTGGTCTCCCTGTCTGCCGCCAGCCGCTCGCGGGACTCGCGCAGCATCTCCGACGCCTTGCGCCTTGCCGCCTCCACCCCCGCGGCCGCCTCATCGGAGGCGTCCAGCAGCTCGATCAACACAGTACTAAGGTTCAACCCTCCGCACCTCCCTCCGAAAGACCTTCACGCGCCATCTTCATGCGAATGAAGTCCTCTCGGTCGTTCTCCTCCAGCACGCTTGCGATCCACGCAAGAGCCGCCCTCTGCGTCGGGACCACGACCTTCTCCAGCGCGTTGACCCGGCGAAGAGTGCGCCGGATCTGCGTCGCCAGCCTGTAGACGGACGTCTCCACCTCCGCCAGCCGCGCGATCAGCGACAGGACCTCCCGTGCCCTGCTGTATGCCGCGTCAAGCACCCCCGACGTGCCTAGAAACGAGTAGCAGAGCTCCGGCGGCCTGTCCACAGGGTCGACCCGCGGGATCTCCACTCCCATGACGGAACGAAGCCGTATCTTGAAGTCGTCCGACTCGGGCGCGGAGTACGCCAGCTCCTCCACGTTGTCTATTCCAAGCGACAGCCCCGCCATCTGCAGGCTGAAGTAAGCGTCCGCGAAGACCCTCTCCAGGCTCTCCTGGAGCTCGCGCGCCTCGCGGATACGCCCGGTCAGCTCCATCAGAAGAATGGTCCGCTTCTGCTCGAGCAGCCCTCTTCCCTTCTCAGCCAGCCTAAGGGAGGAGGCGATCCTCACCGCATTCCCCCGCGTCGGCGCAACCTTCGGAACCACCCTTCATCACCCCTCCCGGATTGGGTTTCTATTATGATGGTGTAAATTCGAACAGGAGCCACTCGCTCTAGCCTCGGTTATGATGTAACTGCGACACGACATCAAACTGGGGAGGCGTCGAACTCATGGCTCGGATCAATATTACACTGGAAACTGAACTTTTGCACGTAGGGCATCCAGACACAGGGGAGGAGATTTCAGCCGCTTGACATACAAAACCCATCTGATATGTTGTAATCTGGGTTTATCCGTGATTATCGGCGTTAAGCCGGATGCCGGGCCGAAAGATCGGGCACCTCCGGAAGTGTAATCAGCGGGAAGTTGACGAGTGGGTGAGAAGCGGTGGTTCGAACACTAAAAACAGATAACGAGAATCCTAATGGCTAAACTCGAAGAACTTAAACGTGGCGCGACTGTCAAAGGCATTCTGCCGGACGGGTTCATAACCTTGGTGGATGTGTCCTGGATTGGCTCCGTCGCCGTCGAACTGATCTACAAGGACAGCAAGGGCAAGCTGGCCAATGAACTGATATATCGCGACCGCGAGGGCGACCTGGAGATAATGGAATCCGGCAAACCCTGGAGCTTCGATGGCGATGCCGACCTTTTCCGGCTGGTTTCCGAGGCGCACCGCATTAACCTCGCCCACCTGTTCGATCCTCTTCTAGCGGTTCACACCTCCCTCGTTGACCCCCTTCCGCACCAGATCACAGCCGTTTACGAGTCGATGCTTTCCAGGCAGCCCCTTCGTTTTCTGCTGGCTGATGATCCCGGGGCGGGAAAGACCATCATGACAGGACTGTTGATCAAGGAGTTGATCGCACGAGGCGACCTTCAGCGCTGCCTCATAGTCTGTCCGGGCAACCTGGTAGAACAGTGGCAGGATGAACTCCATCGGCGCTTCCGCCTGCCCTTTGAAATCATGACCAACGACAAATACGAGGCGGCCAGGACCGGCAACTGGTTCACGGAGAACCCTCTCTCCATCTGCCGCCTCGACAAACTCAGCCGAAACGAGGACGTACAGGAGAAGCTCAAGACCACTGATTGGGACCTTGTGGTCTGCGACGAAGCCCACAAGATGAGCGCATCCTTCTGGGGCGGCGAAATCCGCAGGACCAAACGCCACCAGTTGGGACAGATTCTTTCCTCCCTCACCCGTCATTTTCTGCTTTTGACCGCCACGCCCCACAACGGAAAGGAAGAGGACTTTCAGCTGTTCATGGCGCTGCTGGATGAGGATCGCTTCGAGGGCATCTTTCGCGACGGCGTGCATTCCATCGATGCAGGCGATCTGATGCGTAGGATGGTCAAGGAGGATCTGCTCAAATTCGACGGTCGTCCACTGTTTCCGGAGCGCAAGGCCTATACCGTCGAATACGAGCTCTCCGACGGTGAAGCGGACCTGTACCAGCGCGTGACCGAGTATGTGCGCGACGAGTTCAACCGCGCCGAACAGCTCGCAGGCGACGGCCGCAAAGGCACTGTTGGGTTTGCCCTGACCGTACTTCAGCGACGATTAGCCTCTTCTCCAGAGGCCATTTACCAATCGCTTCGCAGGCGCAGGGAGCGGCTGGAGAAGAGATGTGACGAAGAGGAACTCCTCCGGCGGGGCGCACAGGTCCGCATCGATTGGCGCATGGACGTCCCGTCCCTGTCCGAGGATGACCTTGAGGACCTCGAAGACGCGCCTGATGAGGAAGTCGAGAAAACCGAAGAGCGAGTCGTCGATCTGGCTTCGGCGGCTCAGACAATCGCCGAGCTAAAGGCGGAAATCGCAATCCTCAGGGATTTGGAGCAAGCGGCCCTGACGGTTCGTCAATCACGCTCGGACCGCAAGTGGGATGAGCTTTCGAGTCTGCTGCAGAACCAGACGGAGATGTTCGATGCCCACGGTCATCGCCGCAAGCTGATTATTTTCACCGAACACCGCGATACCCTGAACTACCTTCATGATCGGATCGGGTCGCTGATCGGGAGGCCGGAGTCCGTTGTGACCATCCACGGAGGCATGGGCCGCGAGGAGCGAAAGAAAAACGAATCGCTCTTCACCCAGGATAAGGAAACAGAGGTGCTCATTGCCACGGACGCGGCGGGCGAAGGCATCAACCTGCAGCGGGCCCATCTGATGGTCAATTACGACCTGCCCTGGAACCCGAACCGCCTCGAACAACGGTTCGGCCGCATCCACCGCATCGGGCAGACGGAGGTCTGCCACTGCTGGAACCTCGTTGCGTCAAAGACGCGGGAAGGCGATGTCTATCGACGCCTGCTTGAAAAGTTGGAGGAGGAACGCAAGGCGCTGGGCGGAAAGGTATTCGACATCCTCGGCAAACTGCTCTTCGGCGATAAGCCCCTGAGGAGCCTCCTCATGGAGGCCATTCGCTACGGAGACCGTCCGGACGTACGCGCCAAGCTTAATCAGGTCGTCGACAACGCCATGGACCGGAACAAACTCCGCGATCTGATAGAGGAACACGCCCTGGCGCACGACTCCATGGATGCCTCCCGCGTCCGGGAAATAAGGGATGACATGGAACGGGCTGAGGCTCGCCGTCTACAGCCCCATTTTGTTGCCGCCTTCTTCATCGAATCCTTCAGGCGGCTCGGCGGTACATTGCGGGAAAGGGAGCCGAGACGCTACGAGGCGACCCACGTTCCGGCGGTCATTCGCAACAGGGATCGGATCATCGGAATGCGTGATCCCGTCTTGGCGCGATATGAACGCCTGTCGTTCGAGAAAGAACTGATCAACGTCCCGGTCAAGCCTATGGCAGAGTTCATTTGTCCCGGTCACCCGCTTCTAGACGCCACCATAGATCTGATCCTTGAACGGCACCGGGACCTCCTGCGACAAGGCGCCGTCCTGGTAGACGAAAACTCTCAGGAGGAGGATGCGAGGGCGCTCGTGTACCTGGAGCACTCCATCCAGGATGCGCGCACCGATCGCAGCGGAAACCGGCGCGTTATCTCCCGCCAGGTTCAGTTCGCGGAGGTGGCTGCATCCGGCGATGTTCGCAGCGCCGGATATGCGCCATACCTCGACTACCGCCCGCCCACTGAAACGGAACTTGCCCTGATCCGGCATATGGAAGAGCCCGCCTGGCTTCGCAACGAGATCGAATC
Proteins encoded:
- a CDS encoding DEAD/DEAH box helicase family protein, with product MAKLEELKRGATVKGILPDGFITLVDVSWIGSVAVELIYKDSKGKLANELIYRDREGDLEIMESGKPWSFDGDADLFRLVSEAHRINLAHLFDPLLAVHTSLVDPLPHQITAVYESMLSRQPLRFLLADDPGAGKTIMTGLLIKELIARGDLQRCLIVCPGNLVEQWQDELHRRFRLPFEIMTNDKYEAARTGNWFTENPLSICRLDKLSRNEDVQEKLKTTDWDLVVCDEAHKMSASFWGGEIRRTKRHQLGQILSSLTRHFLLLTATPHNGKEEDFQLFMALLDEDRFEGIFRDGVHSIDAGDLMRRMVKEDLLKFDGRPLFPERKAYTVEYELSDGEADLYQRVTEYVRDEFNRAEQLAGDGRKGTVGFALTVLQRRLASSPEAIYQSLRRRRERLEKRCDEEELLRRGAQVRIDWRMDVPSLSEDDLEDLEDAPDEEVEKTEERVVDLASAAQTIAELKAEIAILRDLEQAALTVRQSRSDRKWDELSSLLQNQTEMFDAHGHRRKLIIFTEHRDTLNYLHDRIGSLIGRPESVVTIHGGMGREERKKNESLFTQDKETEVLIATDAAGEGINLQRAHLMVNYDLPWNPNRLEQRFGRIHRIGQTEVCHCWNLVASKTREGDVYRRLLEKLEEERKALGGKVFDILGKLLFGDKPLRSLLMEAIRYGDRPDVRAKLNQVVDNAMDRNKLRDLIEEHALAHDSMDASRVREIRDDMERAEARRLQPHFVAAFFIESFRRLGGTLREREPRRYEATHVPAVIRNRDRIIGMRDPVLARYERLSFEKELINVPVKPMAEFICPGHPLLDATIDLILERHRDLLRQGAVLVDENSQEEDARALVYLEHSIQDARTDRSGNRRVISRQVQFAEVAASGDVRSAGYAPYLDYRPPTETELALIRHMEEPAWLRNEIESRALDYAVRNLVPSHLEEVRSRKEQMIDKTMAAVKERLTAEITHWDHRAEQLKQQELAGRVNAKINSDRARRRADELTMRLQRRMEDLQQERRISPLPPNVIGGALIVPAGLLMKLNGGETTTLHTRETRYVEMLAMEAVIAAEKRLGFLPRDVAADKCGYDIESRDPAGESQL
- a CDS encoding V-type ATP synthase subunit D, whose protein sequence is MVPKVAPTRGNAVRIASSLRLAEKGRGLLEQKRTILLMELTGRIREARELQESLERVFADAYFSLQMAGLSLGIDNVEELAYSAPESDDFKIRLRSVMGVEIPRVDPVDRPPELCYSFLGTSGVLDAAYSRAREVLSLIARLAEVETSVYRLATQIRRTLRRVNALEKVVVPTQRAALAWIASVLEENDREDFIRMKMAREGLSEGGAEG
- a CDS encoding V-type ATPase subunit; its protein translation is MLLSAGERASASAKARVFRGRMLSREDYMRLLECETVGAIASFLSRTEAYGRYFDGTPHPEELRRWELEEIITLVPVMEEAPFGRYLGRMRSSLLDAWGARFDVEVIKRVLRMIVTGLGSREALRRWVGSAPLSLADEERLLSAQSLRDVLESVRGGPLEKVLGDPLRRVEKEARGEALFHAKTAMDSFFLTRILSEARKLPVPERRWVRR
- a CDS encoding ATPase; amino-acid sequence: MNLSTVLIELLDASDEAAAGVEAARRKASEMLRESRERLAADRETRLTAARTQAKTIVESARQSAELEAAQIAEMGARGRAGMKERFAQSAPEIVRSLTLEVAARYGGVKEE